In a genomic window of Macrobrachium nipponense isolate FS-2020 chromosome 10, ASM1510439v2, whole genome shotgun sequence:
- the LOC135224271 gene encoding uncharacterized protein LOC135224271, whose protein sequence is MTCCSANPCSNISAHTALDSTHFQLQLRPDSSHRQPRPIRSQQENLSSFFVSLVEHLVALEGLKTPTEADQRDKIFLLSQYYIASSTGNHRLSGKTKEDLANERPEPPDHHQNVATATNKPPHSTHIIPSTPTTEKPKNPPTQQQHPQQNLTSQQPRIQPPPLQQQQPQQHRHQDPDYRQQKTPTNQRRNPLHNKNHNKTNTEQNIPQRPQTDTKPRHKQTPTPSLKTPCPTTPHQLENTPTSHPTPPNHMNTPPTPKLTPATVVPVPKVSTTP, encoded by the exons ATGAC TTGCTGCTCGGCCAATCCGTGTAGCAACATCTCGGCTCACACCGCTCTAGACTCCACCCACTTCCAGCTACAGCTCCGCCCAGACTCCTCCCACCGGCAGCCACGACCAATCAGAAGCCAGCAGGAAAACCTTTCAAGCTTCTTT GTCTCTCTTGTGGAACATTTGGTAGCCCTTGAGGGTCTAAAAACTCCAACAGAAGCAGACCAAAGAGACAAAATCTTCCTACTGTCGCAATACtatattgcaagtagcacaggaaacCATAG GCTGTCCGGAAAGACTAAAGAGGATTTGGCGAATGAAAGGCCAGAACCCCCAGACCACCACCAGAACGTTGCAACAGCAACAAACAAACCACCCCATTCAACACACATCATACCCTCAACACCTACCACCGAAAAACCCAAAAACCCacccacacaacaacaacacccacaACAAAACCTCACATCTCAGCAACCACGAATACAACCACCTccactacagcaacaacaaccacagcaACACAGACACCAAGACCCAGATTATAGGCAGCAGAAAACCCCCACCAATCAAAGACGCAATCCACTACACAACAAAAACCACAACAAGACCAACACAGAACAAAACATACCACAGAGACCCCAGACAGACACAAAACCAagacacaaacaaacacccaCACCTAGCCTCAAAACCCCATGTCCTACTACTCCACATCAACTCGAAAACACCCCtacttcccaccccaccccacccaatcacatgaacacaccccccacccccaaactcACCCCCGCGACGGTAGTACCAGTGCCGAAAGTCAGCACAACACCGTAG
- the LOC135224270 gene encoding uncharacterized protein LOC135224270 gives MVRFFVDFSALDNVGCLEEAGNLENQVVHSETDKLDISDNADDDSDNEEDSQSDCEDDDSSDSEEVSPHLDTSRKFEEIIMKNENAFLRLEKERLEKDQLINELARKVKVALTQGSMKMGRVHKRPRTVEQEKDNNQIYSMYEEMQILKRKIIEKAKVTDSQMKEREEKDQKLIILENTVVVLEMEKETLHRDLQQREDGRIEMQVRITKLNEDLQSLRKENRRKRHLESLKRESEQKTSKISYLEDELQVLVDEKQMAQENVKQLHKCKAELAEKKKELENLKEENLQKDRELLRLENECTLKQMEVIRLQKASQTVFVAEKKPPDGKWKAERNDKKESST, from the coding sequence ATGGTTCGGTTCTTTGTCGATTTCTCGGCCTTGGACAACGTTGGCTGTCTTGAGGAGGCTGGAAATCTAGAGAACCAAGTTGTTCATTCTGAAACTGACAAACTCGATATTTCGGATAACGCAGACGATGATTCGGATAATGAAGAAGACAGTCAGTCAGACTGTGAAGATGACGACAGTTCGGACAGTGAAGAAGTATCACCGCATTTAGATACAAGTCGAAAGTTCGAGGAAATAATCATGAAGAATGAAAATGCCTTTTTAAGGCTTGAAAAAGAGAGGTTAGAGAAAGACCAGCTGATAAATGAATTAGCACGGAAGGTAAAGGTGGCCCTAACTCAAGGAAGCATGAAGATGGGAAGAGTACATAAGAGACCTCGAACTGTTGAACAAGAAAAGGACAACAACCAAATCTATTCAATGTACGAAGAAATGCaaatattgaaaaggaaaattatagaAAAGGCGAAGGTAACCGACTcgcaaatgaaagagagagaagagaaggaccaGAAGTTGATCATTTTGGAAAACACTGTCGTAGTTCTCGAGATGGAGAAGGAGACGTTGCATCGAGATCTACAGCAAAGAGAAGACGGCAGGATAGAAATGCAAGTCAGGATAACTAAGCTTAATGAGGACTTGCAAAGCCTCCGCAAAGAGAACAGAAGAAAGAGACACCTTGAAAGTCTGAAGAGGGAGAGCGAGCAGAAGACCTCCAAGATCAGCTACTTAGAGGACGAGTTACAAGTCCTTGTCGATGAGAAACAGATGGCCCAAGAAAATGTGAAGCAGCTCCACAAATGtaaagctgaattagctgagaaaAAGAAGGAACTGGAAAACCTCAAAGAGGAGAACTTGCAGAAAGATAGAGAGCTCCTCCGACTGGAAAATGAGTGCACCCTCAAGCAAATGGAAGTTATCCGTTTGCAGAAAGCATCTCAAACTGTTTTTGTGGCAGAAAAAAAACCCCCCGACGGCAAATGGAAAGCTGAACGAAATGATAAGAAGGAAAGTTCAACTTGA